A genomic region of Capnocytophaga canimorsus contains the following coding sequences:
- a CDS encoding quinol:cytochrome C oxidoreductase codes for MYTFSNKLKLTAIVLIIVGILGVAYGFFTAPKTVEDVKTMLVDAHHAHNQAVDVHHDDAHYEHVLHQLQNKPWAALYVAALFFLFISLGVLAFYAINRASQAGWSPVLFRVMEAITAYLLPGAVVVFVILVLSGLHFNHLFIWMDETVVAHDALLQGKQGYLNVPFFLIRAAIYILGWVAYRHFSRKFSIAQDTASDNRNFVKNFKISAAFLVFFLVSESMMSWDWIMSVDPHWFSTLFGWYVFASMFVSGITVIALITIYLKSRGYLQFVNSSHMHDLAKFMFGISIFWTYLWFSQFLLIWYSNIPEEVTYYVTRINDYKLVFFGMAAMNFIFPLLVLMNADFKRINWLVVMVGIVILIGHYFDFYVMIMPATVGDQWSVGVSEIFSLLLFLGLFIFVAFTALSKAPLLAKRNPFIEESKHHHY; via the coding sequence ATGTACACATTTTCAAATAAATTAAAATTAACGGCAATTGTTCTTATCATTGTAGGAATATTGGGGGTTGCTTACGGTTTTTTTACCGCTCCTAAAACCGTTGAAGACGTAAAAACGATGCTTGTTGATGCACATCACGCCCATAATCAAGCGGTTGATGTACATCACGATGATGCTCATTACGAGCACGTATTGCATCAGTTACAAAACAAACCTTGGGCGGCATTGTACGTGGCGGCATTGTTTTTTCTGTTTATTTCTTTGGGAGTTTTAGCTTTTTATGCTATCAACAGAGCTTCACAAGCAGGGTGGTCACCCGTATTATTCCGTGTAATGGAAGCCATAACAGCCTACTTGCTACCTGGTGCAGTAGTGGTTTTTGTTATTTTAGTGCTTTCGGGCTTACATTTTAATCATCTTTTTATATGGATGGATGAAACGGTGGTGGCTCACGATGCTCTATTACAAGGCAAACAAGGATACCTAAATGTTCCTTTCTTTTTGATTCGTGCGGCTATCTATATTTTGGGTTGGGTGGCATATCGTCATTTTTCAAGAAAATTCTCAATTGCTCAAGATACAGCCTCTGATAATCGTAATTTTGTAAAAAACTTCAAGATTTCTGCTGCGTTTTTGGTGTTTTTCTTGGTTTCCGAGTCTATGATGTCTTGGGATTGGATTATGAGTGTTGACCCGCACTGGTTTAGTACTCTTTTTGGTTGGTATGTATTTGCCAGTATGTTCGTTTCAGGTATTACCGTGATTGCTCTTATCACCATCTACTTAAAAAGTAGAGGATATTTACAATTTGTAAACAGTAGCCATATGCACGACTTGGCTAAATTTATGTTCGGGATTTCTATTTTCTGGACGTACTTGTGGTTTTCACAATTCCTTTTGATTTGGTACTCTAACATTCCTGAGGAGGTAACGTATTATGTTACGCGTATCAACGATTACAAATTGGTGTTTTTTGGTATGGCTGCGATGAATTTTATATTCCCACTTTTGGTGCTTATGAATGCCGATTTTAAACGTATCAATTGGTTGGTGGTAATGGTAGGAATTGTGATTTTGATTGGTCATTACTTTGATTTTTATGTGATGATTATGCCTGCTACTGTAGGTGATCAGTGGTCTGTGGGGGTTTCTGAAATCTTTAGTTTGCTATTATTCTTAGGATTATTTATATTTGTCGCGTTCACTGCTTTGAGTAAGGCTCCTTTGTTGGCAAAACGAAATCCTTTTATTGAAGAAAGTAAACATCATCACTATTAA
- a CDS encoding c-type cytochrome, whose product MKSIVKIALFSGVSLVLASCFNKREPNYQFMPNMYESVGYETYQESPAFKGDMQAQLPAEGSVRRGWLPYEYPDTTEGYEKAKSQLNNPLASDVASLEKNIQEGKALYDIYCAVCHGAKGNGQGILAEREKFAGVPNYKDREITQGSIYHVMYYGLNSMGSYASQINEKERWQVALYVEQLRNDLMK is encoded by the coding sequence ATGAAAAGTATAGTTAAAATAGCTTTATTTAGCGGTGTATCTTTGGTTTTGGCATCTTGTTTTAACAAACGTGAACCTAACTATCAGTTTATGCCCAATATGTATGAGAGTGTAGGTTATGAAACCTATCAGGAGTCTCCTGCTTTTAAGGGTGATATGCAAGCGCAGTTACCTGCCGAAGGGAGTGTACGCAGAGGGTGGTTGCCTTACGAATATCCTGATACTACTGAGGGATATGAAAAGGCAAAAAGCCAGTTGAACAATCCGTTGGCTTCCGATGTGGCTTCTCTTGAAAAAAATATCCAAGAAGGAAAAGCTTTGTATGATATTTATTGTGCTGTATGTCACGGTGCTAAAGGCAATGGGCAAGGTATTTTGGCAGAACGTGAAAAATTTGCTGGGGTGCCTAATTACAAAGACAGAGAAATTACACAAGGAAGTATCTATCACGTAATGTATTACGGACTAAACAGTATGGGATCGTACGCTTCTCAAATCAATGAAAAGGAACGTTGGCAAGTGGCGTTGTATGTTGAGCAACTCCGTAACGATTTAATGAAATAA
- a CDS encoding DUF3341 domain-containing protein: protein MSHKVIQALYNDDDVLLDAVKKVKAHNHPIEEIYTPFPVHGLDKAMGLAPTRLAIAAFIYGCIGLVVAALMVNYIMIEDWPQDIGGKPSFSFLENLPSFVPVMFELTVFFAAHLMVITFYLRSKLWPFKVAENPDVRTTDDHFLMEIPVIGNNIVEITTLLKETGAVEIKIAEK, encoded by the coding sequence ATGAGTCATAAAGTAATACAAGCATTGTACAATGATGATGATGTGCTGTTGGACGCTGTTAAAAAAGTAAAAGCACATAATCATCCAATAGAAGAGATTTATACGCCTTTTCCGGTTCACGGATTGGATAAAGCAATGGGTTTAGCCCCTACGCGTCTTGCAATTGCTGCTTTTATCTATGGCTGTATCGGGCTGGTAGTGGCTGCCTTGATGGTTAATTATATTATGATTGAAGACTGGCCACAAGATATTGGAGGTAAGCCAAGTTTCAGTTTTCTGGAGAATTTACCTTCGTTTGTTCCAGTGATGTTCGAATTAACGGTATTTTTTGCAGCTCACTTGATGGTTATTACCTTTTATTTACGCAGTAAGCTATGGCCTTTTAAAGTGGCTGAAAATCCCGATGTGCGTACCACCGACGACCATTTTTTGATGGAAATTCCAGTAATTGGTAATAATATTGTTGAAATAACAACGCTTTTGAAAGAAACAGGAGCTGTTGAAATAAAAATCGCAGAAAAATAG
- the nrfD gene encoding NrfD/PsrC family molybdoenzyme membrane anchor subunit codes for MASHYEAPIRKPLVTGDKSYHDVTVDVARPVEGKANKLWWTVFTISLVAFLWGLGCMIYTISEGIGTWGLNKTVGWAWDITNFVWWVGIGHAGTLISAVLLLFRQKWRMAINRSAEAMTIFSVAQAGLFPLIHMGRPWLAYWVMPIPNQFGSLWVNFNSPLLWDVFAISTYLSVSLVFWWTGLLPDFAMLRDRAVKPFQKKIYSLVSFGWSGRAKDWQRFEEVSLVLAGLATPLVLSVHTIVSFDFATSVIPGWHTTIFPPYFVAGAIFSGFAMVNTLLIIMRKVCNFEDYITIQHIELMNIVIMITGSIVGCAYITELFIAWYSGVEYEQYAFLNRATGPYAWAYWLMMTCNVFSPQFMWFKKLRRSIMFSFIISIVVNIGMWFERFVIIVTSLHRDYLPSSWTMFSPTFVDIGIYVGTIGFFFVLFLLYSRTFPVIAQAEVKSILKSSGEKYKKLRDTNHES; via the coding sequence ATGGCATCGCATTACGAAGCACCTATACGAAAACCCTTGGTAACGGGAGACAAATCCTACCACGATGTTACTGTGGATGTGGCTCGTCCGGTTGAAGGCAAGGCAAATAAATTGTGGTGGACAGTTTTCACCATTTCATTGGTAGCCTTCTTGTGGGGGTTGGGATGTATGATTTATACCATATCGGAAGGTATTGGTACTTGGGGACTAAACAAAACCGTAGGTTGGGCGTGGGATATCACCAACTTTGTATGGTGGGTAGGTATCGGGCACGCCGGCACACTGATTTCTGCCGTACTTTTATTGTTTCGCCAAAAATGGAGAATGGCAATTAACCGTTCGGCTGAGGCTATGACCATTTTCTCGGTAGCTCAAGCAGGGTTGTTCCCGTTGATACATATGGGACGTCCGTGGTTAGCATATTGGGTAATGCCTATTCCGAACCAGTTTGGTTCGCTTTGGGTGAATTTTAACTCGCCTTTGTTGTGGGACGTATTCGCTATTTCTACCTATCTTTCGGTTTCCTTAGTATTTTGGTGGACAGGCTTATTGCCCGATTTCGCAATGCTTCGTGACCGCGCTGTGAAACCTTTTCAGAAGAAAATTTATAGTTTGGTGAGTTTCGGTTGGAGTGGAAGAGCTAAAGATTGGCAACGTTTTGAAGAAGTTTCATTGGTTTTAGCAGGTTTGGCAACACCTTTGGTACTTTCAGTACACACTATCGTATCGTTCGACTTTGCAACTTCGGTAATTCCTGGGTGGCATACTACCATCTTTCCACCATATTTCGTTGCGGGAGCCATTTTCTCTGGATTTGCTATGGTAAACACCCTTCTAATCATTATGCGAAAAGTATGTAATTTTGAGGATTATATAACTATTCAGCATATTGAGCTAATGAATATCGTTATTATGATTACGGGTTCAATAGTAGGTTGTGCTTATATTACCGAGTTGTTTATTGCTTGGTATTCAGGGGTGGAGTATGAGCAATACGCATTTTTGAATCGTGCAACTGGTCCTTACGCTTGGGCATATTGGTTAATGATGACTTGTAACGTGTTTTCACCACAGTTTATGTGGTTTAAGAAACTACGAAGAAGTATTATGTTTTCTTTCATTATTTCCATCGTGGTAAATATCGGGATGTGGTTTGAGCGTTTTGTAATTATCGTAACTTCTTTACATAGAGATTATTTGCCATCTTCTTGGACAATGTTCTCGCCAACTTTTGTAGACATCGGTATCTACGTAGGTACTATTGGGTTTTTCTTTGTGCTTTTCTTGTTGTACTCACGTACTTTCCCAGTAATTGCACAAGCAGAGGTGAAGTCAATTTTGAAATCTTCGGGTGAAAAATATAAAAAATTAAGAGATACAAACCATGAGTCATAA
- a CDS encoding TAT-variant-translocated molybdopterin oxidoreductase, whose amino-acid sequence MASNKKYWKSVEELNSESPIVDTLKQNEFVQEIPVDEFLGDKQTLQNSSTTRRDFLKYVGFSTAAATMVACEGPVHKAVPYVVLPEQIRPGVPDYYATTIANGYDFASVLVKTREGRPILIENNREAKTNGFANARVHASVLDLYDNLRVKHPVVKGGEATDWDKLDAETIYALNKATQQGKQIVILTHTLASPSTYALVSSLKEKYPTLTLVEYDAISEEATLNAFEKKYGIRAMADYDFAKAEVIVSFGADFIADWNGGGFEEGYAKGRIPTQGKMSRHIQFESNMTLSGANADKRVPLTPSQLKVALAKFYGMLKGISVGGSLPEKAEEALKKAVAQVKKAGAKAVVVTGIQDEDAQLLALEINGSIGSDAFVPTTPILVRKGSVVALNQLIADMNAGKVGVLIINNINPIYTLPVTKQFEEGLSKVDFSVAFTMKADETAIKTNYIAATPHYLESWGDVEIKKNHFALTQPTIRPLFDTRQLQDALLKWSGSDKTYYDFIKEYWTANVLGGFKWNQALHDGAFVTEGTTQVLSQNEISLGASVEKLSKATSSEFELVLYPKTGIGDGQQANNPWLQEFPDPISRATWDNYLTMSAADAKELGIKNWHDATGALDGNYAEITVNGLTLKVPVLIQPGQAKGSLGLAFGYGKKEGVKKEMQVGVNAYPLYFDFNNVQKVSVTKVSGTHEFACVQLHNTLMGRGDILKETTLADFVSQPAEQWNKKPVVSLDHKEVLATSVSLWDSFDRTVGHHFNLSIDLNACTGCGACVIACHAENNVPVVGKEEVRRSRDMHWLRIDRYYSSEDTFVADVKTKENIAGLGAALTTFGQMEDPTENPQVAFQPVMCQHCNNAPCETVCPVAATSHGRQGQNHMAYNRCVGTRYCANNCPYKVRRFNWFLYNNNDEFDFNMNNDLGKMVLNPDVTVRSRGVMEKCSFCIQQTQAVILKAKREGRPVQKGEFNNACACSAACGTGAMVFGDINEKDSPIAKLVNDERAYHLLEHVGTRPNVVYQVKVRNTEEV is encoded by the coding sequence ATGGCATCAAACAAAAAATACTGGAAAAGTGTAGAGGAACTTAACTCAGAAAGTCCTATAGTAGATACACTAAAACAGAATGAGTTTGTACAAGAAATTCCGGTGGATGAATTTTTGGGAGATAAACAAACCCTCCAAAATTCCTCAACAACACGTCGTGATTTCTTAAAATATGTTGGGTTTAGTACTGCTGCAGCTACTATGGTAGCTTGTGAAGGTCCTGTACATAAGGCAGTTCCTTATGTGGTGCTTCCAGAACAAATTCGCCCAGGAGTTCCTGATTATTATGCGACGACCATTGCAAATGGTTATGATTTTGCTAGTGTTTTGGTAAAAACACGCGAAGGTCGTCCTATATTGATTGAAAATAATAGAGAGGCTAAAACCAATGGTTTTGCTAATGCTAGGGTACACGCTTCCGTTTTGGATTTGTACGATAATTTAAGGGTAAAACACCCTGTTGTTAAAGGCGGTGAGGCTACCGATTGGGATAAGTTAGATGCCGAAACCATTTATGCTTTAAACAAAGCAACCCAACAAGGTAAACAAATTGTAATTCTGACTCATACTTTGGCAAGTCCATCAACGTATGCTTTGGTGAGTTCTCTCAAAGAGAAATATCCTACCCTTACTTTAGTGGAGTACGATGCTATTTCGGAAGAAGCAACACTTAATGCTTTTGAAAAGAAATACGGAATTCGTGCAATGGCAGATTATGATTTTGCTAAAGCTGAGGTAATTGTCTCTTTTGGGGCTGATTTTATAGCCGATTGGAATGGAGGTGGTTTTGAAGAAGGTTATGCTAAGGGAAGAATCCCTACTCAAGGTAAAATGTCAAGACACATCCAGTTTGAGTCTAATATGACCCTTTCAGGGGCTAATGCTGATAAACGTGTTCCGCTAACTCCTTCACAATTAAAGGTAGCTTTGGCGAAATTTTACGGTATGCTCAAAGGTATTTCCGTAGGTGGAAGCCTCCCAGAAAAGGCAGAGGAAGCCCTCAAAAAAGCTGTAGCTCAAGTTAAAAAGGCAGGAGCGAAAGCTGTAGTAGTAACGGGTATTCAAGATGAAGACGCACAATTGTTAGCTTTGGAAATCAATGGTAGCATTGGAAGTGACGCTTTTGTGCCAACGACCCCTATTCTGGTAAGAAAAGGAAGTGTTGTTGCTTTGAATCAGTTGATTGCTGATATGAATGCTGGAAAAGTTGGGGTACTTATCATCAATAATATCAATCCTATATACACGTTACCAGTCACCAAACAGTTTGAAGAAGGTTTAAGTAAGGTTGATTTTTCAGTAGCTTTTACAATGAAAGCCGATGAAACCGCGATAAAAACCAACTACATTGCTGCAACGCCTCATTATTTAGAGTCTTGGGGCGATGTGGAAATCAAAAAGAATCATTTTGCTTTAACTCAACCTACAATTCGTCCGCTATTTGATACACGTCAGTTGCAAGATGCACTACTTAAATGGTCGGGATCAGATAAGACCTATTATGACTTTATAAAAGAATATTGGACAGCCAATGTTTTGGGTGGGTTTAAGTGGAACCAAGCGCTTCACGATGGTGCTTTTGTTACAGAGGGTACAACTCAAGTGCTTTCACAAAACGAAATTTCACTTGGAGCTTCGGTTGAAAAATTATCAAAAGCTACTTCTAGCGAATTTGAATTGGTGCTTTATCCTAAAACAGGAATTGGTGACGGGCAACAGGCTAATAACCCTTGGTTACAAGAGTTTCCTGACCCTATCAGCCGCGCTACTTGGGATAATTATCTTACTATGTCGGCTGCCGATGCTAAAGAATTAGGTATCAAAAACTGGCACGATGCTACTGGAGCTTTAGACGGAAATTATGCAGAAATCACCGTAAACGGACTTACTCTTAAAGTTCCTGTACTTATTCAACCCGGTCAAGCGAAAGGTTCTTTAGGTTTGGCTTTTGGTTACGGAAAGAAAGAAGGTGTGAAAAAAGAAATGCAAGTGGGGGTAAATGCTTATCCGTTGTATTTCGACTTCAATAATGTACAAAAAGTTTCTGTAACTAAAGTCTCAGGAACTCACGAGTTTGCTTGTGTGCAACTCCACAATACTTTAATGGGACGTGGTGATATTTTAAAAGAAACCACTTTGGCAGATTTTGTTAGCCAACCCGCTGAACAATGGAATAAGAAACCCGTAGTTTCTTTAGACCATAAAGAAGTACTTGCCACTAGCGTTTCTCTTTGGGATTCTTTTGATAGAACGGTTGGGCATCACTTCAATTTGTCTATTGATTTGAATGCGTGTACTGGATGTGGGGCTTGCGTTATTGCTTGTCACGCTGAAAATAATGTTCCTGTAGTAGGTAAAGAAGAGGTGCGCCGCTCCAGAGATATGCACTGGTTACGTATTGACCGTTATTATTCTTCAGAAGATACTTTTGTAGCCGATGTAAAAACAAAAGAAAATATTGCTGGTCTTGGGGCTGCTCTTACCACTTTTGGTCAGATGGAAGACCCTACTGAAAATCCGCAAGTGGCTTTTCAACCCGTGATGTGTCAGCATTGTAATAACGCTCCTTGTGAAACCGTTTGCCCAGTTGCAGCAACTTCACACGGACGTCAAGGGCAAAACCATATGGCGTACAATCGTTGTGTAGGAACACGTTACTGTGCCAACAACTGTCCGTATAAAGTACGTCGTTTTAACTGGTTCTTGTACAATAACAACGACGAGTTTGACTTCAATATGAATAACGATTTAGGGAAGATGGTACTCAACCCCGATGTAACGGTGCGTTCGCGTGGGGTAATGGAGAAATGTTCTTTCTGTATCCAACAAACTCAAGCCGTTATCCTTAAAGCTAAGCGTGAAGGAAGACCTGTACAAAAAGGCGAATTTAATAATGCTTGTGCTTGTTCGGCAGCTTGTGGAACTGGAGCTATGGTTTTTGGGGATATTAACGAAAAAGATAGCCCAATTGCTAAATTAGTTAATGATGAACGTGCTTATCACTTGTTGGAACACGTGGGTACACGCCCTAATGTGGTTTATCAAGTAAAAGTCAGAAACACCGAAGAAGTTTAA
- a CDS encoding c-type cytochrome: MKKVNNRNFLYTNVLSIWLMLVFSVSVFAQEGDVAKGKTLFNQQCAACHKLDKRMTGPALAGIADKRDREWLQKWIRNSAALIKSGDADAIAIFEEYNKVPMTAFPQLSDQDIDDILAYTSAPPPAPEQPKEAVQVVASDTKSDVTFQIMLAGFLVVFVVLIVLLVSLNRTLKMIAEANGVNLEVLQKTNKLPIWKAFVQNQFLVISSVIFLLLASAYFVYGYLMQIDVNQGYEPIQPIHYSHKIHAGDNQIDCKFCHSSARVSKTAGIPSLNVCMNCHETISEYNGEEDLANGYTKEFYTGEIKKLYKAVGWDEEKREYTGKTEPVRWVRVHNLPDFAYFNHSQHVTVAGVQCQECHGPVEEMEILHQHAPLTMGWCVECHRKTEVKMDNKYYEKIHEELSKKYGVEKLTIAQMGGLECGKCHY; this comes from the coding sequence ATGAAAAAGGTGAATAACCGTAATTTTTTGTACACTAACGTGCTTAGTATTTGGTTAATGTTGGTGTTTTCTGTTTCTGTTTTTGCACAAGAAGGAGATGTTGCAAAAGGAAAAACCTTATTTAATCAGCAGTGTGCTGCGTGTCATAAGTTGGATAAACGTATGACCGGACCTGCATTAGCAGGGATTGCCGATAAAAGGGATAGGGAATGGTTGCAAAAATGGATTCGTAATAGTGCAGCTCTTATTAAATCAGGAGATGCCGATGCGATAGCCATTTTTGAGGAATACAACAAAGTTCCGATGACGGCGTTTCCGCAACTATCAGACCAAGATATTGACGATATTTTGGCATACACTTCTGCTCCGCCTCCTGCTCCCGAGCAACCTAAAGAAGCCGTTCAAGTAGTTGCTTCTGATACCAAAAGCGATGTTACTTTCCAGATTATGCTTGCTGGTTTCTTGGTGGTATTTGTAGTGCTTATTGTGCTTTTGGTGTCACTTAATCGCACCTTGAAAATGATTGCTGAGGCTAATGGAGTAAACTTGGAAGTTCTTCAAAAGACAAACAAATTACCTATTTGGAAGGCTTTTGTTCAAAATCAGTTTTTGGTGATTTCTTCCGTTATATTTTTGCTGTTGGCATCGGCTTATTTTGTTTACGGATACTTGATGCAAATTGATGTTAATCAAGGGTATGAGCCTATACAGCCCATTCACTATTCACATAAAATTCACGCTGGTGATAATCAGATTGATTGTAAATTCTGTCATTCCTCTGCTCGAGTTTCAAAAACCGCAGGTATTCCTTCACTCAACGTTTGTATGAATTGTCACGAAACCATTTCAGAATACAATGGCGAGGAGGATTTGGCTAATGGTTACACCAAAGAGTTCTATACTGGTGAAATTAAAAAACTTTACAAAGCAGTAGGTTGGGATGAAGAAAAACGTGAATATACTGGAAAAACAGAACCTGTACGCTGGGTGCGTGTGCATAATCTTCCTGATTTTGCATACTTCAATCACTCACAGCACGTAACGGTTGCGGGTGTTCAGTGTCAAGAGTGTCACGGACCTGTGGAAGAAATGGAAATTCTGCATCAACACGCGCCACTTACTATGGGTTGGTGTGTGGAGTGCCACCGAAAAACAGAAGTTAAGATGGATAACAAATATTATGAAAAAATCCACGAAGAACTATCTAAAAAATACGGCGTAGAGAAACTTACCATTGCGCAAATGGGTGGTTTAGAATGCGGTAAATGTCATTATTAA
- a CDS encoding NADP-dependent malic enzyme: MKNSRKKSEALNYHEFPKPGKIAVVPTKKYATQHDLSLAYSPGVAEPCLAIAEDKSKVYNYTSKSNLVAVISNGTAVLGLGDIGPEASKPVMEGKGLLFKIFADIDVFDIEVDATDVDKFVETVKAIAPTFGGINLEDIKAPEAFEIERRLKEELDIPVMHDDQHGTAIISAAALKNALEIVGKDISKVQIVVSGAGAAAVSCSKLYIALGAKPENIIMCDSKGVIRKDAINLTQQKAEFATARDIYTLEEAMKNADVFIGLSKGNVVSPEMLLSMAADPIVFAMANPTPEIDYNLAVKTRKDIIMATGRSDHPNQVNNVLGFPFIFRGALDVRATKINEEMKLAAVHALADLTKKSVPEQVNIVYGEVNLSFGRNYIIPKPFDPRLIYEIPPAIARAAMESGVAQKPITDWEAYRAELMDRSGNGNREIRLLQDRAKQNPKRVVFPEADHLDVLKAAQRVYEDGLGIPVLLGRRDVVEELKEEIGFTAQVEIIDPKKDSEKQRCDEFAKIFWKTRQRNGITLLGAQRLMRERNYFGAMMVNTGQADAMVTGYSRSYSSVVRPVLELVEKAEGVSRISATSIILTKQGPLFLSDTAVNPNPSTQELIDITLMTAKAAKIFGVQPAVAMLSYSNFGSSKEETPKKVREAVQFLHEKHPDLVVDGEIQADFAINPEKIAKSFPFSKLNGKNTNVLIFPNLESANITYKILTEVNKLDSIGPILMGLSKPVHIIQLGATVDEMVNLATIAVVDAQQRQRKKGK, from the coding sequence ATGAAGAATTCTCGTAAAAAAAGTGAAGCTTTAAACTATCACGAGTTTCCTAAACCAGGGAAAATAGCGGTGGTTCCCACTAAAAAATATGCTACGCAGCATGATTTGTCTTTGGCATACTCCCCTGGGGTTGCCGAGCCTTGCCTTGCTATTGCCGAAGATAAAAGCAAAGTTTATAACTATACTTCCAAAAGCAATTTGGTAGCGGTAATTTCCAACGGAACAGCAGTTTTGGGTTTGGGTGATATTGGCCCAGAGGCTTCAAAACCTGTAATGGAGGGCAAAGGTTTGCTTTTTAAGATATTTGCTGATATAGATGTGTTTGACATTGAGGTAGATGCTACTGATGTGGATAAGTTTGTTGAAACGGTCAAAGCTATTGCGCCTACCTTTGGAGGGATCAATTTGGAGGACATTAAAGCTCCTGAAGCTTTTGAAATAGAACGTCGTTTGAAAGAAGAGTTGGATATTCCTGTAATGCACGATGACCAACACGGAACAGCAATCATTTCGGCAGCAGCCCTTAAAAATGCCCTTGAAATTGTAGGGAAGGATATCAGTAAGGTACAAATTGTGGTGAGTGGAGCAGGAGCAGCGGCTGTTTCGTGCTCAAAATTATACATTGCGTTAGGAGCCAAACCTGAAAACATCATTATGTGCGATAGCAAAGGGGTTATCCGTAAAGATGCTATTAATCTTACCCAGCAAAAAGCCGAATTTGCCACTGCACGAGATATTTACACCCTTGAAGAGGCAATGAAAAACGCTGATGTTTTCATTGGGCTTTCCAAAGGAAATGTAGTTTCTCCTGAAATGTTGCTTTCTATGGCTGCTGACCCTATCGTTTTTGCAATGGCGAATCCAACTCCCGAAATTGATTATAATTTGGCGGTAAAAACTCGTAAAGATATCATAATGGCAACAGGGCGTTCTGATCATCCCAATCAGGTGAACAATGTCCTTGGTTTTCCGTTTATTTTTCGAGGTGCGTTAGATGTTCGTGCTACCAAAATCAATGAAGAAATGAAACTTGCTGCCGTACACGCTTTGGCAGATTTAACCAAAAAGAGTGTACCCGAACAAGTGAATATCGTTTACGGAGAAGTAAATCTTTCTTTTGGGCGTAATTATATCATTCCTAAACCTTTTGACCCCCGTTTGATTTATGAAATACCCCCAGCAATTGCTCGAGCAGCTATGGAAAGTGGTGTGGCTCAAAAACCCATTACCGATTGGGAGGCGTATCGTGCCGAACTGATGGATAGATCAGGTAACGGAAATCGTGAAATTAGGTTGTTGCAAGATCGGGCTAAACAAAATCCTAAACGTGTGGTATTCCCTGAAGCTGACCACCTAGATGTGCTTAAAGCTGCTCAAAGAGTGTATGAAGACGGATTAGGAATTCCAGTATTACTCGGAAGACGTGACGTGGTGGAGGAACTTAAAGAGGAAATCGGTTTTACGGCTCAAGTTGAGATTATTGACCCTAAAAAAGACTCTGAAAAACAACGTTGTGATGAATTTGCTAAAATTTTTTGGAAAACCAGACAACGTAACGGAATTACGCTTTTAGGAGCGCAACGCCTAATGCGAGAGCGTAATTATTTTGGCGCAATGATGGTTAATACAGGTCAGGCTGATGCTATGGTTACAGGCTATTCTCGTTCGTATTCGTCAGTGGTACGTCCCGTTTTGGAATTGGTGGAAAAAGCGGAGGGCGTTTCTCGGATTTCGGCAACCAGCATCATTCTTACCAAACAAGGGCCTTTGTTTTTGTCGGACACCGCAGTGAATCCTAATCCAAGTACCCAAGAATTAATTGATATTACACTGATGACAGCAAAAGCAGCCAAAATTTTTGGAGTACAACCTGCTGTGGCGATGCTTTCTTACTCCAATTTTGGCTCTTCGAAAGAAGAAACCCCTAAAAAAGTACGTGAGGCAGTTCAATTTCTGCACGAAAAACATCCTGATTTAGTGGTTGATGGAGAAATACAGGCTGATTTTGCTATAAACCCTGAGAAAATAGCTAAATCCTTCCCTTTTTCAAAGCTTAATGGTAAAAATACAAATGTGTTGATTTTTCCTAATTTGGAGTCGGCGAACATTACGTATAAAATTCTCACAGAGGTTAATAAGTTGGATTCCATAGGTCCTATCTTGATGGGGCTTAGCAAACCCGTGCATATTATCCAATTAGGTGCCACTGTTGATGAGATGGTTAACTTGGCTACTATTGCTGTTGTTGATGCGCAACAACGTCAACGTAAAAAGGGAAAATAA